In Rhizobium sp. N324, a single genomic region encodes these proteins:
- a CDS encoding YdcH family protein has translation MTVQAHLESLQKKHVALEEELHALRTAPSISDTEIAECKRRKLRIKDEIMRLKSSVH, from the coding sequence ATGACAGTTCAAGCTCATCTTGAATCACTCCAGAAAAAGCATGTCGCTCTCGAAGAGGAGCTGCACGCGCTCAGAACAGCTCCCTCTATCTCCGATACGGAAATTGCCGAATGCAAGCGCCGCAAGCTGCGCATCAAGGACGAGATTATGCGTCTCAAGTCATCCGTCCACTGA
- a CDS encoding Lrp/AsnC family transcriptional regulator produces MKRILDRSDERILTELTRNGRIPHAELAEKVHLSRNAVRQRIERLERDGLIQGYTIVVGDGKPRAAITAMIFVYRHDRMRGGDVIQTLKGIPEVVSCDVMSGEFDLVVRVEASAADRIREIWQEVSAMQGVRDTLTAFALSSMIKR; encoded by the coding sequence ATGAAGCGCATCCTCGACCGATCCGACGAGCGCATTCTAACCGAGCTAACCCGCAACGGCCGGATTCCCCACGCCGAACTGGCCGAAAAAGTCCACCTGTCGCGCAACGCCGTTCGCCAACGCATCGAGCGATTGGAACGCGACGGCCTGATTCAGGGCTATACGATTGTCGTAGGCGACGGAAAGCCGCGGGCAGCCATCACAGCAATGATCTTCGTGTATCGTCACGACCGTATGCGCGGCGGCGACGTCATCCAGACGCTCAAAGGGATACCGGAGGTCGTCTCCTGCGACGTCATGAGCGGTGAGTTCGACCTGGTCGTGCGGGTTGAGGCAAGCGCGGCAGACCGCATCCGCGAAATCTGGCAAGAGGTTTCGGCGATGCAAGGGGTGCGTGACACGCTGACGGCATTTGCCCTGTCTTCGATGATCAAGCGTTGA
- a CDS encoding aspartate ammonia-lyase, with protein MSITRIETDLLGSRELPANALIGIHTLRAVDNFDISGIKLQDFPGFLQSFAMVKKAAAATNLELRLLDPAIASAIDRACDRLIAGEILTPHFPIDMMQGGAGTSTNMNVNEVIANLALQEIGRPAGSYDAVNPNDHVNLCQSTNDVYPTAIRLTVLREGEKLCSALSALVVAFRRKGEAFGDIVKVGRTQLQDAVPMFLGQEFEAFAETLEEDITQFLAAAELMREVNLGGTAIGTGVNAPVGFSAAACAHLSTISGIAVRPARNLVEATSDTGAFVSVSSMLKRLAVKLSKICNGLRLLSSGPRAGFGEIRLPAMQAGSSIMPGKVNPVIPELVNQIGFQVIGNDLTVTLAASAGQLQLNAMEPVIVLNILQSMRLLVKGMDALRTRCIDGIEADSQRCRALHDGALILAAALNPFVGYARAAALARTALAEGIPLREAVERDSGLPPAQIETIFGMKNIGADGSVQH; from the coding sequence ATGTCGATAACGCGCATCGAGACAGATCTTTTGGGAAGTCGGGAATTACCGGCCAACGCTCTGATTGGCATTCATACGCTTCGGGCAGTCGATAATTTCGATATTTCCGGCATTAAACTGCAGGATTTTCCCGGGTTTCTTCAATCTTTCGCGATGGTCAAGAAAGCTGCGGCCGCCACCAATCTGGAGCTGCGGTTGCTCGACCCCGCGATCGCGTCCGCGATTGATCGGGCTTGCGACAGGCTGATCGCCGGTGAAATCCTAACGCCGCACTTTCCGATCGATATGATGCAAGGTGGGGCGGGCACCTCGACCAACATGAACGTCAACGAGGTCATCGCCAATCTGGCGCTTCAGGAGATCGGCCGGCCGGCTGGCAGCTACGACGCAGTCAATCCAAACGATCACGTAAACCTTTGCCAATCGACCAACGACGTCTATCCCACAGCAATCCGGCTGACTGTGTTGCGGGAAGGGGAGAAACTCTGTTCGGCGCTATCTGCTCTGGTGGTCGCCTTCCGGCGCAAAGGGGAAGCCTTCGGCGATATTGTTAAGGTCGGGAGAACGCAGCTTCAGGACGCCGTACCAATGTTCCTTGGTCAGGAGTTCGAAGCCTTTGCCGAGACGCTGGAAGAAGACATCACGCAATTTCTCGCCGCAGCCGAGTTGATGCGAGAGGTCAATCTCGGCGGGACGGCAATCGGCACCGGCGTAAACGCACCTGTGGGCTTCTCGGCGGCGGCCTGTGCACACCTATCCACGATCTCCGGCATCGCCGTTCGCCCGGCGCGAAATCTCGTCGAGGCCACGTCCGATACCGGCGCCTTTGTTTCGGTATCGAGCATGCTCAAGCGCCTGGCGGTGAAACTCTCCAAGATCTGCAACGGTCTCCGTCTCCTGTCGAGTGGTCCGCGCGCCGGCTTTGGCGAGATTCGTCTTCCGGCCATGCAGGCGGGCTCGTCGATCATGCCGGGCAAGGTCAACCCGGTGATCCCCGAATTGGTGAACCAGATCGGCTTCCAGGTCATTGGCAACGACCTGACGGTCACACTCGCTGCCAGCGCCGGGCAACTCCAGCTGAACGCCATGGAGCCGGTCATCGTGCTCAACATCCTACAATCCATGCGGCTGTTGGTGAAAGGAATGGATGCGCTTCGCACACGGTGCATCGACGGCATCGAGGCGGATTCACAGCGTTGCCGGGCGCTTCATGACGGCGCTCTAATTCTTGCCGCAGCCCTCAATCCCTTCGTTGGATATGCTCGGGCGGCCGCGCTTGCCCGCACCGCCCTTGCCGAAGGAATTCCGCTGCGAGAGGCGGTCGAGCGCGACAGTGGTCTGCCGCCAGCCCAGATCGAGACGATCTTCGGCATGAAGAACATCGGGGCCGACGGGTCGGTGCAACACTGA
- a CDS encoding trans-sulfuration enzyme family protein → MTATKLSDLPARGIDQRKAAPAANAGPSRETLALNGGLVIDPATKAIAPNISMSVNNVFIPGDGPFSADGVDDLTALPFLYARWTNPTVRQLEQRLAALEGADDAMATATGVAAIGATFFTFLKKGDHLILSDVCYAGANELARRILPDYGIEVTPVNMSRPEDVAAAFRPNTRLVHCESPCNPILRLTDLAAIAELARKHGVLMSVDSTLATPVATQPLLLGVDLVIHSLTKFINGHGDALGGVVCGRKELVEKIRSRAGVYLGASMPAMNAWLIMRGIDTLFPRMRMISESAAKIAVFLQGHSAVETVTYPGLASHPQHDLAKRQMDMFGGIVTFRVKNPGQMARQLAERLKVAHYTFSLGHQRSIVVLLDTQEMMKSTYQLTGEQLEDYRRFAGDGVFRLSVGLEATDDLIGDLHQAISN, encoded by the coding sequence ATGACCGCAACAAAACTCTCAGATCTGCCCGCGCGCGGCATCGACCAGCGGAAGGCGGCGCCTGCCGCAAACGCGGGGCCCAGTCGAGAAACCCTGGCGCTAAACGGCGGGCTCGTCATCGACCCGGCGACGAAGGCGATCGCCCCGAACATTTCCATGTCCGTCAACAATGTGTTTATACCTGGCGACGGCCCATTTTCCGCCGACGGCGTCGACGACCTGACGGCGCTGCCCTTTCTCTATGCGCGCTGGACCAACCCCACCGTGCGCCAGCTGGAACAGCGATTAGCCGCGCTCGAAGGGGCCGACGATGCGATGGCCACGGCGACGGGCGTCGCGGCGATCGGAGCCACGTTCTTCACCTTCCTCAAGAAGGGCGATCATCTGATCCTGAGCGATGTTTGCTATGCCGGCGCCAATGAGCTCGCCCGGCGCATATTGCCGGACTACGGTATTGAGGTGACGCCGGTCAATATGTCCCGCCCTGAAGACGTGGCGGCCGCCTTCCGGCCCAACACGCGGCTCGTCCATTGCGAAAGTCCGTGCAATCCGATCCTGCGTCTGACCGACCTTGCTGCCATTGCCGAGCTTGCGCGAAAACACGGGGTTTTGATGTCGGTCGATTCGACGCTTGCCACCCCCGTGGCCACGCAGCCGCTCTTGCTTGGCGTGGATCTCGTCATCCATTCGCTCACGAAATTCATCAACGGCCATGGCGACGCATTGGGTGGAGTTGTCTGCGGGCGGAAGGAACTGGTTGAGAAAATCCGCTCGCGCGCCGGCGTCTATCTCGGTGCGTCGATGCCGGCCATGAACGCCTGGCTGATCATGCGCGGCATCGATACACTGTTTCCCCGCATGCGCATGATCTCGGAGTCGGCCGCGAAGATCGCGGTCTTCCTTCAGGGCCATTCCGCTGTGGAGACGGTGACTTATCCCGGACTTGCTTCCCATCCCCAGCATGATCTGGCGAAGCGCCAGATGGATATGTTCGGAGGCATCGTGACCTTCCGGGTGAAGAATCCCGGCCAGATGGCGCGACAACTCGCCGAACGCCTCAAAGTCGCCCATTATACCTTCTCGCTCGGTCATCAGCGCTCGATCGTCGTCTTGCTCGACACGCAGGAAATGATGAAATCCACTTACCAGCTGACCGGCGAGCAGCTCGAGGATTACCGCCGTTTTGCCGGCGACGGCGTGTTCCGCCTGTCGGTCGGGCTGGAAGCGACCGACGATCTGATCGGCGATCTTCATCAGGCTATTTCCAACTGA
- a CDS encoding phosphotransferase — MAVFTDLSEADCGRIATAYRLGSLTSVIGIADGDAETTYLFRSARGEFIVTLFESEADPFDLEGAFRTMETLSGAGIPCPATFRTDAGAATITVSDKLVAVVGFVPGSRLSEVTPGKCHALGSCVARIHETLRRSTTRASLGLPKGPVHGALNRDNVFFLDEMVSGVINFRLRHDDVLIAELAEVIVHWAVAADGTLERTLVSALLAGYDDIRSLSEAEWRAVPAFVMAAAATMFAQNDRLADLEAATQRVFLSAKDCIQDIRP, encoded by the coding sequence ATGGCTGTTTTCACAGATCTGTCGGAGGCAGACTGCGGGAGGATCGCGACGGCCTATCGTCTGGGAAGTCTTACATCGGTGATCGGCATTGCCGATGGTGACGCCGAAACCACTTACCTTTTCCGCTCCGCGCGCGGTGAGTTCATTGTCACCTTATTCGAAAGCGAGGCCGACCCCTTCGACCTCGAGGGGGCCTTCCGAACGATGGAAACGCTGTCTGGCGCCGGCATTCCCTGTCCGGCAACCTTTCGCACCGACGCCGGTGCGGCGACGATTACCGTGTCGGACAAGCTTGTCGCCGTTGTCGGTTTTGTGCCAGGCTCTCGACTGAGCGAAGTCACTCCGGGCAAATGCCATGCGCTTGGGAGCTGTGTCGCACGAATCCACGAGACACTGAGGCGTTCAACAACACGAGCCTCGCTCGGGCTGCCGAAAGGTCCTGTGCACGGTGCGCTCAATCGCGACAACGTCTTCTTCCTCGACGAGATGGTGAGCGGCGTCATCAATTTCCGCTTGCGCCATGATGATGTTCTGATCGCCGAACTCGCGGAGGTCATAGTGCATTGGGCTGTGGCAGCAGACGGCACTCTCGAGAGGACGCTCGTCAGCGCATTGCTCGCTGGCTACGACGACATCAGGTCCCTCAGCGAAGCGGAGTGGCGGGCCGTGCCGGCTTTCGTCATGGCAGCGGCCGCCACCATGTTTGCGCAGAACGACAGACTTGCCGATCTCGAAGCCGCCACACAGCGGGTCTTCCTCTCCGCCAAGGACTGCATTCAGGATATCCGGCCATGA
- a CDS encoding YdcH family protein: MADQEQAEIRLTVARLRQEHEDFDAAINAMIQIGCDALRIQRMKKKKLVIKDRLSKLEDQIIPDIIA, from the coding sequence ATGGCCGATCAGGAACAGGCGGAAATCAGGCTCACAGTTGCGCGGCTGCGCCAGGAGCACGAGGATTTCGACGCCGCGATCAACGCCATGATCCAGATCGGATGCGACGCTCTGCGGATCCAGCGCATGAAGAAGAAGAAGCTCGTCATCAAGGACAGGCTTTCGAAGCTGGAAGATCAGATCATCCCTGACATCATCGCCTGA
- a CDS encoding ABC transporter permease: MATSSSIVELLSPYPPGWGGVLLSGAASTILISLGAYVFGILIGLAGATGKLKGSRAVVTLLDFYTTAVRAIPELILIIGLYYAGTDGINRVLSTLGLPSIEINGFLAAVAVLGIVQGAYMIEVLRGSILAIPIGQIEAASAFGMRPWLRFRRIVLPALMPNALPGMANLWMSVTKDSALIAVVGYQELALATRLAAGNTKHYFLFFLAAAVLYLVITLVSNIVFGGLETHFRRGQPKSA, translated from the coding sequence ATGGCGACAAGCTCATCCATTGTGGAACTGCTTTCCCCATATCCGCCCGGCTGGGGTGGGGTGCTGCTTTCGGGCGCGGCCTCAACCATCCTGATTTCGCTCGGTGCGTACGTGTTCGGCATACTGATCGGGCTGGCGGGTGCGACAGGTAAACTCAAGGGCAGCCGCGCCGTCGTCACCCTGCTGGATTTTTACACGACGGCAGTGCGCGCCATTCCGGAGCTGATCCTGATCATCGGCCTCTATTACGCCGGGACGGACGGCATCAACAGGGTGTTGTCCACGCTCGGTCTTCCATCGATCGAGATCAACGGCTTCCTTGCCGCGGTCGCCGTACTGGGCATCGTCCAAGGCGCCTATATGATCGAGGTGTTGCGCGGCTCGATCCTCGCCATTCCCATTGGCCAGATAGAGGCCGCCAGCGCCTTCGGGATGCGGCCCTGGTTGCGCTTCCGGCGGATCGTGCTGCCGGCGCTGATGCCGAACGCCCTGCCCGGCATGGCCAATTTGTGGATGTCGGTCACCAAGGACAGCGCGCTGATCGCTGTCGTCGGATACCAGGAGTTGGCGTTGGCAACACGGCTCGCCGCCGGCAATACCAAGCATTACTTCCTGTTTTTCCTGGCCGCAGCCGTGCTCTACCTGGTGATCACCCTCGTCTCCAATATCGTCTTCGGAGGTCTTGAAACCCATTTCCGGCGTGGACAGCCGAAATCAGCCTGA
- a CDS encoding ABC transporter ATP-binding protein produces MTNDISCALRVDDVHKSYGAHQVLKGISLTARKGDVISLIGSSGSGKSTFLRCINFLEIPDRGRFVVNGEEVVLKTGSDGRAHPANWRQVERIRSGLGMVFQSFNLWAHMTVLENVVEAPIHVLGLGRKEATEKAEALLQKVGLYEKRNVYPAFMSGGQQQRASIARALCVDPSVMLFDEPTSALDPELVGEVLKVIRDLADEGRTMLLVTHEMKFARDVSSHVMFLHQGRVEEEGRPEQIFGAPSSVRCREFTSSSRH; encoded by the coding sequence ATGACGAATGATATTTCCTGCGCTTTGCGGGTCGACGACGTGCACAAAAGCTACGGCGCTCATCAGGTGCTGAAAGGGATTTCCCTTACCGCGAGAAAGGGGGACGTCATATCGCTGATCGGCTCCTCCGGCTCCGGGAAAAGCACCTTCCTGCGTTGCATCAACTTTTTGGAGATTCCCGATCGAGGGCGCTTCGTCGTCAATGGCGAGGAGGTGGTCTTGAAGACAGGATCGGATGGCCGCGCCCACCCTGCCAATTGGCGGCAGGTAGAGCGCATTCGCAGCGGCCTCGGCATGGTATTCCAAAGCTTCAACCTCTGGGCCCACATGACCGTCTTGGAGAATGTCGTCGAAGCGCCGATCCATGTGCTGGGCCTGGGCCGCAAGGAGGCGACGGAAAAGGCGGAGGCGCTGCTGCAGAAGGTCGGCCTTTATGAGAAGCGCAACGTCTATCCGGCCTTCATGTCGGGCGGCCAGCAGCAGCGCGCCTCGATTGCGCGGGCGCTTTGCGTCGACCCCTCCGTGATGTTGTTCGACGAGCCGACCTCGGCGCTTGATCCCGAGTTGGTGGGGGAAGTGCTTAAAGTCATTCGTGATCTCGCCGACGAGGGCAGGACGATGCTGCTGGTCACGCACGAGATGAAGTTCGCGCGCGACGTTTCCAGCCATGTGATGTTTCTCCATCAGGGGCGCGTTGAGGAAGAGGGCCGGCCGGAGCAGATCTTCGGCGCCCCCAGCAGCGTCCGATGTCGCGAATTCACAAGCTCTTCACGTCACTGA
- a CDS encoding ABC transporter permease, with the protein MDFSWVSSYWPLLVAGATQTILLLVISVALGFVLAIGLALAQIGGPYWLRWCAKSYCTCLRGTPLLIQLWLLYYGVGSLLPMIPGLRASFVWPIVREGFFFAAVSFTLNYAAYEAEVLRGALLAVPKGELEAGRAFGMTRWTLLRRIWLPRATRIALPTITGEVVLQLKATPLAFTVTVMDLYAVAYKIRQDTLLVYEPLIVVTIFYVCLTIVITRAFRIVERQLPARR; encoded by the coding sequence GTGGATTTCTCATGGGTTTCCAGCTATTGGCCGCTTCTCGTTGCGGGCGCGACACAGACCATCTTGCTGCTTGTCATCTCGGTCGCTCTCGGGTTCGTCCTGGCGATTGGTCTTGCGCTCGCGCAGATCGGCGGACCCTATTGGCTGCGATGGTGCGCCAAAAGTTACTGCACCTGCCTGCGCGGCACACCCCTGCTCATCCAATTGTGGTTGCTCTACTACGGTGTCGGATCCTTGCTGCCGATGATCCCGGGTCTGCGCGCAAGCTTCGTTTGGCCGATCGTGCGCGAGGGCTTCTTCTTCGCTGCGGTCAGCTTCACGCTCAACTACGCGGCCTACGAGGCCGAAGTATTACGCGGCGCGCTGCTTGCGGTGCCGAAAGGCGAACTGGAAGCCGGTCGCGCCTTTGGCATGACCCGCTGGACGCTTCTGCGACGCATATGGTTGCCGCGGGCGACCCGCATCGCCCTGCCGACGATCACCGGCGAGGTGGTGCTGCAACTGAAGGCAACGCCGCTCGCCTTCACTGTCACAGTAATGGATCTTTATGCCGTCGCCTACAAGATCAGGCAGGACACGCTGCTCGTCTACGAGCCTCTGATTGTCGTCACCATCTTCTATGTCTGCCTCACCATCGTCATCACGCGCGCCTTTCGCATTGTCGAAAGACAGCTGCCGGCGAGGCGCTGA
- a CDS encoding aldehyde dehydrogenase family protein encodes MTAANRQIASAAPEIAVLSPYDGSLVDIVSASGPNDIDALLARTRHGAALSRALPRHRRAAILEKAARLVEEQCEAFARTIVSEAGKTIVQARKETLRCINTLKLSAEEARRNAGEIVPFDAYAGSEARQGWFTREPLGVIAAITPYNDPLNLVAHKLGPAIAGGNSVLLKPSELTPLSALKLVETLVAAGLPETVVTVAIGGADLGHAIVSARDIRMVSFTGGFTTGEAIARSAGLKKLAMDLGGNAPVIVMADCDIDKAVAGCISGAYWAAGQNCIGVQRILVQADCCERFRQAFVAGTARLSAGDPGREETDVGPMISPAAAERAQTAVEQAIGAGARLLCGHQRDGALYSPTVLEGVPRQSRLWREEIFAPVVMLERFETLADAICMANEPDYSLHAGIFTDNLADALEAAAGIEAGGVMINDSSDYRFDAMPFGGFKHGSMGREGVRFAYEDMTQPKVVCINRA; translated from the coding sequence ATGACTGCTGCAAACCGCCAGATCGCCTCGGCCGCCCCAGAGATCGCCGTCTTAAGTCCCTATGATGGTTCCCTCGTCGATATCGTTTCGGCCAGCGGCCCGAACGACATCGACGCACTCCTTGCCCGCACCAGGCATGGCGCCGCCCTGTCGCGCGCATTACCCCGGCATCGTCGGGCGGCGATTCTGGAGAAGGCGGCACGGCTTGTCGAAGAACAGTGCGAAGCGTTTGCCCGGACCATCGTCAGCGAGGCGGGCAAGACAATCGTCCAAGCGCGCAAGGAGACCTTACGCTGTATCAACACGCTGAAGCTGTCCGCAGAAGAGGCCAGGCGTAACGCCGGGGAGATCGTGCCGTTCGACGCCTATGCGGGCTCTGAGGCCCGTCAGGGCTGGTTCACACGCGAACCGCTTGGCGTGATCGCCGCCATCACACCCTACAACGATCCTCTGAACCTCGTCGCGCATAAGCTCGGCCCGGCGATTGCCGGCGGCAATTCGGTCCTGCTGAAGCCTTCGGAGTTAACGCCGCTTTCGGCTCTGAAGCTCGTCGAGACACTGGTTGCGGCGGGTCTTCCGGAAACGGTCGTCACCGTCGCCATCGGCGGCGCGGATCTCGGACACGCCATCGTTTCTGCTCGGGATATTCGAATGGTGTCGTTTACCGGCGGATTTACGACCGGCGAGGCCATTGCCCGGTCTGCCGGGCTGAAGAAGCTTGCCATGGATCTCGGCGGCAACGCGCCTGTTATCGTCATGGCGGATTGCGATATCGACAAGGCAGTGGCGGGGTGCATTTCGGGTGCCTATTGGGCCGCCGGTCAAAACTGCATCGGCGTGCAGCGCATTCTTGTCCAGGCCGACTGCTGCGAGCGCTTCCGTCAGGCATTCGTGGCCGGCACCGCCAGGCTTAGCGCCGGCGATCCGGGTCGAGAGGAGACGGATGTTGGCCCGATGATCTCGCCGGCCGCGGCCGAACGGGCGCAAACCGCCGTCGAACAGGCAATCGGAGCCGGAGCCCGGCTTTTGTGCGGACACCAGCGCGACGGCGCGCTCTACAGCCCGACGGTGCTTGAAGGCGTTCCTCGCCAAAGCAGACTCTGGCGGGAAGAGATATTCGCGCCGGTGGTCATGCTTGAGCGCTTCGAGACGCTTGCCGACGCGATTTGCATGGCGAACGAGCCGGATTACAGCCTGCATGCCGGGATATTCACCGACAACCTCGCCGATGCGCTGGAGGCTGCGGCCGGCATCGAAGCCGGCGGGGTCATGATCAACGATTCCTCGGACTATCGTTTTGACGCCATGCCCTTCGGCGGCTTCAAGCACGGGAGCATGGGGCGGGAGGGCGTACGCTTTGCCTATGAGGATATGACGCAGCCGAAAGTAGTCTGCATCAATCGCGCATGA
- a CDS encoding transporter substrate-binding domain-containing protein, with amino-acid sequence MKTAICLIAGATLLASAAGANAEVRFGIMNEAYPPFFTKDASGNWVGWEIDLMNAVCSEMKETCSVVDMSWDGLIPGLQSKKFDVIWSSMSITDERKKTVAFTDKYYNTPSKLIGAQDGKTGTTAEDIAGKTIGIQVSTIQADYYKKYYASASSEKTYATLDEAFQDLAVGRIDYVFGDSIPLMSFLQTDFGKGCCEDKGNVKDDPQVLGQGIGGGLRKEDTELLARLNTAIAAVRASGKYAEISKKYFDFDLYGE; translated from the coding sequence ATGAAAACTGCAATCTGCCTCATTGCCGGAGCCACTCTTCTCGCCTCTGCCGCCGGTGCGAACGCCGAAGTGCGCTTTGGCATCATGAATGAAGCCTACCCACCGTTCTTTACGAAGGACGCGAGCGGGAATTGGGTCGGCTGGGAAATCGACCTGATGAATGCCGTCTGCTCCGAAATGAAGGAAACCTGCTCGGTCGTCGACATGTCGTGGGATGGCCTGATTCCCGGCCTCCAATCGAAGAAATTCGACGTTATCTGGTCTTCCATGTCGATCACCGATGAGCGCAAGAAGACGGTCGCCTTCACCGACAAGTACTACAACACGCCGAGCAAGCTGATCGGCGCGCAGGATGGCAAGACCGGCACCACGGCCGAGGATATCGCCGGCAAGACGATCGGCATCCAGGTTTCCACGATCCAAGCGGATTACTACAAGAAATACTATGCGAGCGCTTCCTCGGAAAAAACCTATGCGACGCTCGACGAGGCGTTTCAGGACCTGGCCGTCGGCCGCATCGACTATGTCTTCGGTGATTCCATCCCGCTGATGAGCTTTCTCCAGACGGATTTTGGCAAGGGCTGTTGCGAGGATAAGGGCAACGTCAAGGATGACCCGCAGGTTTTGGGACAGGGTATCGGTGGCGGCTTGCGCAAGGAGGACACCGAGCTTCTGGCAAGGCTGAACACCGCCATCGCCGCCGTACGGGCCAGCGGAAAATACGCTGAAATCTCCAAAAAATATTTCGACTTCGACCTCTACGGCGAATGA
- the purE gene encoding 5-(carboxyamino)imidazole ribonucleotide mutase has translation MTDRPSVAIIMGSQSDWETMKNAADTLEALEIPYDARIISAHRTPDRLVNFAKGARAEGFKVIIAGAGGAAHLPGMAASMTPLPVFGVPVQSKTMSGQDSLLSIVQMPAGIPVGTLAIGKAGAVNAALLAAAVLALSDEEIADRLDEWRERQSAAVAEYPMDDL, from the coding sequence ATGACAGACAGACCGTCCGTCGCCATCATCATGGGCAGCCAGTCCGACTGGGAGACCATGAAGAACGCCGCCGACACGCTGGAGGCGCTTGAGATCCCTTATGACGCGCGCATCATTTCGGCGCATCGCACACCCGACCGGCTGGTCAATTTTGCCAAGGGCGCGCGGGCGGAGGGCTTCAAAGTCATCATCGCTGGTGCCGGCGGCGCCGCCCACCTGCCGGGAATGGCCGCATCGATGACGCCGCTGCCGGTTTTCGGCGTACCGGTCCAATCCAAAACCATGTCAGGCCAGGACAGCCTTCTTTCCATCGTGCAGATGCCGGCGGGCATTCCGGTGGGAACACTTGCCATCGGCAAGGCCGGTGCGGTCAATGCCGCCCTGCTCGCCGCCGCCGTGCTTGCCCTTTCCGACGAAGAAATCGCCGACCGGCTCGACGAATGGCGCGAGCGCCAGAGTGCCGCCGTCGCCGAATACCCGATGGACGACCTATGA
- a CDS encoding homoserine dehydrogenase, with the protein MVQYNIALIGFGGVNRALAELLAKQNDRWRTELGFQLNIVAVTDLNLGSVVSANGIDARMLIETRFEKGGFANLSGGSAEADNEQVIRHAPADIVAEATFTNPGDGEPAVSHCRWALESGKHVITTNKGPVALAAADLKALARRNHVSFEYEGTVMSGTPVIRMAKATLAGSGLNGFEGILNGTSNFVLGRMESGLGFSEAVGEAQALGYAEADPTADVEGYDVRLKVVILANELLGATLTPGDVSCRGISSLTVADIQSAAKDRCHWKLIGSAIRGEDGRIEASVAPRRLALDHPLAGVGGAINAVSFKTDLLGAVTVTGPGAGRVETAYALLSDIVAIHRAAPARMNKEAAE; encoded by the coding sequence ATGGTACAATACAATATCGCGCTTATCGGATTTGGCGGGGTCAACCGCGCCCTCGCTGAACTCCTGGCCAAGCAGAACGACCGCTGGCGAACCGAGCTCGGTTTTCAGCTCAACATCGTCGCGGTCACCGACCTCAATCTCGGCTCCGTCGTGTCAGCAAACGGCATCGACGCACGTATGCTCATCGAAACTAGATTTGAGAAGGGCGGGTTCGCGAACCTTTCCGGCGGATCAGCGGAAGCGGATAACGAGCAGGTCATCAGGCACGCGCCCGCCGACATTGTCGCGGAAGCGACCTTCACCAACCCCGGCGATGGCGAACCGGCCGTTTCCCATTGCCGCTGGGCGCTTGAAAGCGGCAAGCACGTAATCACCACCAACAAGGGCCCGGTCGCCCTTGCCGCCGCCGATCTTAAGGCGCTCGCCCGGCGCAACCATGTTTCCTTCGAATACGAAGGCACGGTGATGAGCGGTACCCCCGTCATCCGCATGGCAAAAGCCACGCTTGCCGGTTCTGGGCTCAACGGTTTCGAAGGCATTCTGAACGGCACCTCGAATTTCGTTTTGGGGCGCATGGAAAGCGGCCTCGGCTTCTCGGAAGCAGTCGGTGAGGCGCAGGCACTTGGTTATGCCGAGGCGGATCCGACGGCTGATGTCGAGGGCTATGACGTGCGGCTCAAGGTGGTCATTCTCGCCAACGAACTGCTTGGCGCCACGCTGACGCCGGGTGACGTTTCCTGCCGCGGTATCTCGTCACTGACTGTCGCCGACATCCAGTCGGCGGCCAAGGACCGGTGCCACTGGAAGTTGATCGGCTCGGCAATCCGTGGCGAAGACGGCCGGATCGAGGCCTCCGTGGCACCACGGCGCCTAGCTCTCGACCATCCGCTCGCAGGGGTGGGTGGTGCCATCAATGCAGTTTCCTTCAAGACTGACTTGCTTGGGGCCGTGACCGTCACGGGCCCCGGAGCTGGACGGGTCGAGACGGCCTATGCGCTTCTCTCCGACATTGTCGCCATCCACCGCGCCGCTCCGGCCCGCATGAACAAGGAAGCTGCAGAATGA